GCTGGCCGCGGCGAATCTGCGGCGTCACCTCGGCCCCGCCCCGCTGGATGTGCTCGACGTCGGCGGCGGTGACGGTGGCGATGCCGTGGCTCTCGCCATAGCCGGTCACCGGGTACGGATCGTGGACAACTCGGCGGAGATGCTGACCGCCGCGCAGCAGCGCGCCGAGGCGGCCGGCGTCGGCGACCGGGTGACGTGCGTGCAGTCGGACCTTCTGCGGATGTCCGCCGAAACAGCTGATGTCGTGTTGTGTCATAACGTGCTGCAGTACGTCTCTTCCGTCCAGGAAGCCCTCGAGGCAGCGGTCCGGCCACTCCGGCCAGGCGGCCTCCTGTCGGTCATGGCGATCAACAAACATTCGGTTCCACTGGTGACCGCGGTCCGCAAACTCGATCCGGCCGCCGCACTCGCCGCCCTCGACAGCGACCAGCTCGAAACCGCCACCTTCGGGACCGTCGTCACCCTGTTCACCGCCGCCGACCTCGCCGCTGCGATGTCCGAGGTGAACTGCCCACCCACCGCGCATTACGGAATCCGCAACGTCTGCGATTACATCGCCGACGACGACCGTAAGAAGGATCCGGTCTTTTACGCGGATCTGGAACGCTTGGAGCTGGCGCTGAGCGATCGCGATCCGTACCGGCAGATGGCCCGTCTGTGCCAGCTCGTCGGTACTCGCTTTTGAGTGGGCACGCCGGCTGACTCAAACAATTTCGCAACTTGGAAGGTCTTATCCATAAACAAAAGACCCAGTGTTCCCTCAGGGTCCCGGCAAAGTCGGTCGAGGACTCTTGATCAGCAGAGAGTGAGCCGTGGCTGCCGCGTCATCATCGACGGCGCCTGCCATCTCGATCTATTGCGCCCGGCAACGGACGATGCGGAGGTATTCGAGACGCGACCACCTCGCGCTGTGTGCCGGACCTGTCTCGGGTCTGTGAAGGGGCCCTTCACGGACTCTGAGTCTGTGAAGGGCCCCTTCACAGACCTTCACGGACCTCCGCCGTCTGCGCAGGGTCCCTCACAGACTTTGCCGACACCCTGAGTGTTACCTCATGGACCCGCTCCGTCCGCCAGTAGTCATCGATATTTTTCAACCGCTTTTCGTGTGATCACCCTCCCGGATCAATCTTGGGTGACTCTGTGACAATCCGGTACCTGCTTGACATCATGTGCCGCTCAGCACACGCTGTTCGCATTGGTCTGCACCAAAATGGGTCCGTGCCAGGCCCGGTGACGGTGGTCGGCCCTGGCCGAGGCGGGAGGGCGGAGCAGTGCGGCGTAGCAGGACGTGGGCTTGGCTCACGGCGGCGATCGGCGTGGTCGTGGTGGTGCTCGCCGCCGGGTGCGGGCCGGGGGGCGCCGGTGGCCGGACGCTGACGGTCTGGCTGATGAGCGGCCCGGTGCCCGACGACACGGTCAACGCGATCGGCAAGGACTTCGAAGCCGCCCATCCCGGCGTCAAGGTCGACTATCAGGTTCAGCAATGGGACGGCATCGGGCAGAAACTGACCACCGCCCTGACCCGCGGCAGCGGCGGCCCGGACATCATCGAGCTGGGCACCACCCAGGACGCGCAGTACACCTCCCAAGGCGCGCTGCAGGACCTCACGGGCTCGGTCGGCGAGTTCAACGGCCCGCAATGGCTGCCCACGCTCAAGGAATCCGGCGCCTACGGCGGCAAGCAGTACGGGGTGCCGTTCTACGCGGCCAGCCGGGTCGTCGTCTACCGCACCGACCTGTTCCGGCAGGCGGGCATCACCGCGCCGCCCGCGTCCGCCGGCGAATGGCTGGCCGATCTGGCCAGGCTCAAAGCGCTGCCGGGCGTGGACCCGCTGTATCTGCCCGGCCAGAACTGGTACGCGCTGCTGTCGTTCATCTGGGATCACGGCGGGGATCTCGCCCACCACGAAGGCGGGACCTGGCGGTCCACTTTGAACACTCCGGAAGCCAAGGCCGGCTTCGCTTTCTACAAGCAGCTGGTCGACACCTCCGGGACCACCGCGGCCAAGGACACCGACGAGGCCACCCCGCAGCAGTCGGACGTGATCGCCAAGGGGGACACCGCCAGTTTCATCGGCTTCGGTTCCGATCTGGCCGAGGTGATCGCGTCGAACCCGTCGCTGAAGGACAAGTTCAGCGCCTTCCCGATTCCGTCGCGCGCGGCCGGCAAGACCGCACCGGTGCTGGAGGCCGGGTCCATCCTGGCCATCCCGGCCAACAGCAAGAACGCGGACCTGGCCAAGGACTGGCTGAAGATCGAGACCAGCGCCAAGTACCAGGCACAGCTGGCCGCCACGGACTCGGTGCCCGGCACCTCCACCGACACCACCGCGTTGCAGGCCACCCCGGTGGGCCGGGCGATGGTGGCCGCGTCGAAGGACGGCAAGGTCACCCCGGTCACGCCCCGATGGACGGCCGTCGAGGCCGACAACCCGTTGAAATCGGCACTGACCGCGTACCTGACCGGGAAGAAGAGCCTGGATCAGGCCGTGTCGGACGCGGATTCCGCGATCACCAAGACGTTGACGAGTTCGAGCTGAGCGGATGACGGCGACTACGGACACCGGCGTGGGGATCACCCCGTCGGCAACGCGTCCCCACGTGCCATGGCGGCGGAGGCTTCCTTACCTGCTCCTGCTGCCCGCGACGGTGACGGTGCTGGCGCTGGTGGGATACCCGGTGCTGTCGGCGGTGCTGACCAGCTTCCGGCAATCGGATCTCGCGCAGCTGGTCAGCGGCGAGACGGTCTGGAACGGCCTGGACAACTACACCGCGGTTCTGTCCGACCCGGCATTCTGGCAGAGCACGGTGCGTACCCTGCTGTTCACCGCGGCGTGCGTGTCCACCAGCGTGCTCGGCGGGTTGCTCGTCGCGTTGCTGATGCGACACGTGCATCGCGTGGTGCGCGGTGTGCTGCAAGTGAGCCTGGTACTGGCCTGGGCGATGCCGATGCTGGCGGCGACCACGGTGTTCCAGTGGATGTTCGACCAGAACTACGGGATCCTCAACAAGACGTTGGTGCAGCTGGGTTTTCCGTCGTTCGCCGGGTACTCCTGGTTCTCCACCGGGTTGTCGACGATGGCCGTGATCATGGTCCTGATCGCCTGGCAGAGCATTCCGTTCGTGGCGTTCACCCTGTACGCGGGCATCCTCGGTGTGCCGGGTGAGCTGTACGAGGCGGCGAGCCTGGACGGGGCGAGCAGCTGGCAGGCGTTCCGCTCGGTGACGTGGACGGCCTTGCGCCCGCTGGTCAACGTGGTGACGTTCCTGTCGTTGTTGTGGGATTTCAAGGTGTTCACGCAGGTGTGGGCGATCCGGCAGGGCGGCCCGGACGGCGGGAGCACGACGTTGCCGGTGCTGCAGTTCATCAAGGGCATCGCCACCAGCCATTTCGGCATCGCCGCCGCGGTGAGCGTGCTCATGACGCTGATGCTGGTCGCGATCACCTGGCAGAACCTGCGGTTGATGCTGCGTGCCGAGGAGGCGGAGTGATGCCGCGTGCCGGTGTCAAGAAGGTCGTCGTGTCCGCGGTGGGTGTGCTGGCCGCGGCGTTCTTCGCCTTCCCGACCTACTGGATGATCAGCACGGCCCTGAAGCCGAGCGACCAGTTGTTGTCCGACAGCTACGATCTGGTGCCGTTCGGGGTGACGTTCCGGCATTTCCTGGACGGCATCGGCAAAGCCGGATTCACCACGGCGCTGGGCAACAGCGTGATCGCCGCGCTGGGTGCGGTGGCCTGCGCGCTGGTGGCCGGGCTGCTGGCGGCGGTACCGCTGGCGCGCATGCGTTTCCGTGGCCGTAAGGGTTTCGTGCTGCTGGTGCTGGTCGCGCAGATGGCGCCGTTCGAGGCGCTGCTGATCCCGATGTACCTGCTGATGCGGGACTTGGACCTGCTCGACCGCCTGCCCGGGTTGATCCTGGTCTACTTCGGCGCGACCCTGCCGTTCACCGCGTGGACGTTGCGTGGCTTCATCCGGGGCATCCCGGCGGACCTGGAGGAGGCCGCCATGGTGGACGGTTGCGGACGGTGGTCGGCGTTTCGCCGGGTGACCCTGCCGCTGCTGGGGCCGGGCCTGGTGGCGACTTCGGTGTTCGGCTTCATCACGGCGTGGAACGAGTTCCTGTACGCGCTGACGTTCATGCAGAGCGAGGACAAGTTCACCCTGCCGGTGTGGCTGTCGGGCTTCCACACCCAGTTCGGCACGGACTGGGGCGGGACGATGGCGGCGTCGACGGTGTTCACGTTGCCGGTGCTGATCTTTTTCCTGGTGGTACAGCGCAATCTCGTCGCCGGCCTGACCGCCGGAGCCGTGAAAGGCTGAAGTCCGTGAAGGGTCCCTTCACGGACTCAAAGGCTGTGAAGGGTCCCCTCACGGACTCAAAGGCTGTGAAGGGTCCCTTCACGGCGCCGCCGGCTTACCCGATTGCCATATTGCCGGGGGTGGCGGGAATTGACTAGGTTGATCATGGGAAACGGCGGGGATTTGAAAGGGCGGGTACATGCGGACGGAAAGTATTTCCCGGGTGGCGCGTCCGGTGCGAGCCTGTTTGTCGGGTGAGGACTTGGACTGGCTGGGTGGACGGTCGGTGTGCGTCGCCCTCGATCTGTGTACCACGGTGGAATTGGCCGAGAGCGGTGGGAACACCGAATGGTCGGCCGAGATCTGGACCTTCCTGAAGGAACGGATTCCGGCGCTGCCGCCGGAGCCGCCACCGGTGCGGGTGACCAGCCGCGCTCCGCTCGCCAGCGGGCTTTCCTCGTCCACCGCCCTGATCCTCGGCCTGTTCGCAGTGTTCGTCCCTGCCGCGTCGGGGATCTCTCGGGACCAGGTGATCCAATGGGCCTATGAGTTCGAATTCGCCATCTGCAACGGCGGTGGCATGGATCATCTCGCGATCGCCTTGGGCGGCGTCACCCTGTTTCACGGCCGCCCGGCCGGTCTGCCCGAGGTGGGCGGCCGGATCGGTCTTCCGGCGGAATGGTCGGTCGTCGTCATCGACTCGGGGACGCCGAAATCGACGCCGGATCACATCAGGTCGGTGCGCGCGCAATGCGCCGCCGGAGATCCGGTGCTCGCCGAATACCTCGCGCGTTCGGATGACGCCTCCGGCGTCGTGTGGAAAGGAATCCAGGAAGAGGATCTAGAAATGGTGAGTACCGGTATGGCCGCCGCGCACGAGGCGATGCGTGACTGTCAGCAGATGTCCACGCCACTGCTCGAACAGTTGCGGGTGCGCGCGTACCAGACCGCCGGGATGACATTGAAGGTCAGCGGCGCGGGTGGGGGAGGGGCGCTGGTGGGCGTGTGCGCGACCGCCGACGTGCCCGCGCTCACCAGCGCACTACGTGCCGCCTATCAGCAGAGTTACCCCGGCGTTCAGGTGCTGGTGGCCGCGCCGGCGCCCTCGCTTTCATAGGCCAGCCATTGCGCGAAATGGTGCAGCCGGTAACGGAACTCCGCCTTCCACCGCGGCGACGCGAGCACCGGCGTGGCCGGTGGTGGACAGGCTCGCTCATCGTGAATGGGCACCGGCCGGACGACCTGCGCGATGATCTCGGCCAATTCGGGGACGGAGATCTCGGGTGACTCGATGCCACCCGCCCCATGGCCGTCCACGGCGCTGCTGACGGCCTCGGCAAGGTCCCAGACATGCCGTGGCCGCAGCACTGCGGGGGCGCCGTCCGGAATGCGCATGGGCTTGCCCCGCAACGAGGCCCACACCAGCTTCCCGATCACCGAATCCGCCGGGCACCCGGGCCCGTAGAGTTCCCGGTCATCCAGCCGCAGCCGCCCGCCCGCATGGCGCACGACGACGGTGTCCCGTTCGTCCACTGTGGAGGCGGTCACCGGGTGTCCACGGTCGGTCAGTGCCTGCACGAGATGCTCGCCGAGGGTGCTTTCCGCGCCCTCCACGGTGATCTCCGGTTTGGTCCGCCGGGGGAGCAGCTCCGCTTCGTGGCCCGCGAGCAGGCCGCGCTCGGCCACTCCGGCGAGCTGATCCTGTACCTCACGGATCACCTGCGGGGGCGTACTGTTGCTGATTCCCCCGGCCCCGATGGTGCGCAGAGCCTCAGCCGCCACCCCGCGATCGACCTCGCCGTTCGCGTCTCTGGTCAGGACCCCCAGCGCGTAGGCGGTCAGCCAGGTTCCTTGCACGGCAACGGGATCCAGGCCACGCACCCGAGGAGCGGTCAGCTGCCGCGCGCCCAGACCCGACAGGTACGGTTCGGTCTCCAGGTGCAGCCAGCGAGGCGGGTCGGCGTGCGGCACCCGGACCACGCACTGGGCCACACCGTTCTTGAAGAACGGCACCGCAGGCAGGGCGTCGAGCCGTCGGTCCTCCTGCCCGGGACGGTCGTGCGGCCGGTAACACGCGGAGCGGCGCGGTCCACGGAACGCGTTTCCGGCGATGCTGGGTGGGTCGTCGTGTTCCGCGAGGTTCGGCACGCTGACGAAGCAGGGCACCCCGGCCGCCCGGAGGTACTGGTGCATCAGGATGTCCTCGGGCCAGGCGTCCCACCGCTGCCGGACGTAGCCGACGTACCCGGCGGCGACCGCGCTAGGCAGAATGAGCGCCGCGCACGGAGTGTATTCATTGACCGCGCGTACCCAGCGCACGCCGGCCAACGCACCCAGCCGGACCGCGCCGCCGTTGCGCGAGTCCCAGAGCGAGAACAGAGCCAGCGCGGCGCCGGGCATCGCCGCGATCGCTGCCCTGGCCCGGTCGAACAGGCCCGGCGCAAGGAGCATGTCGTCCTGCACGACGAGGTGATGCGTCGAGCCGGCGGGGATCGACTCGCAGGCCGCCACCATGGTCCGCACGGCGGTCGGCGGCCCGGTCGGCTCCGGATCCGTGACCACGGTGAGCGCACCGGGCGGGGCCTGCGCAGCGGTCCGGATAGCCGCCTCACCCCGCGAAGGATGAGTCAGCACCGAACCGCTGAGCACGAACCGGTCGGTCACGCCAGCCCCGACCAGGACGCCCACTCCGCGACCTGGGCCATGCCCTCGGCCAAGCCGAATCGCGGGCGGAAGCCCAGCGTTGCCAGACGGCTGGTGTCCACTGTGGTCGGGCTGGCGTAGAACTTCCGATCGGCCTCCGGCCACGCCGCGTTGTCCGGGAGGTAATGCCGGGGCAGGCGCAGCATGTCCCGGTAGTAGTCGTAGAAGGTGCCCCACGCCACGGATTCCGGTCCGGAGAGCAGCAGCCTCCGGCCGTTCACCCCATCCGCCTCGGCGAGGAAGACGACCGCTTCCGCGACATCGTGCACATGCACCGCATTGCACACACCGCCTGCTTCGCTGGGCAGGCACGAGTTGTCCTCGGGCAGCTTGCGCAGCGGCCGGACAGTCCATAGTGGACCACCCGGGCCATACACCACGGTCGGTTGCACGCAGACGACTTCCATCGGGTCGTCGGTCGCCTGGAGCACTGCCTGCTCGGCGGCGAGCTTTTGGTGCGCATAGGACAGATCGTCCGGCTCGGCGGCGACCAGGGCGGAATCCTCGGTGAGAACCGGTCCGGCCGCCGGATCGTAGACGCTCATGCTGCTCACGTGCACCAGGCGGCGCACACTGGCCTTCCGCGCAGCGGCCACGACGGCCTTGGTGCCGTCCACACTGACCGCCCAGCGGCGCGCCCGGTCGCTGTCGCTGCCGTAGACCGTGTGCACGACGGTATCGCAGCCTTGAACCGCGTCGGCCAGCTCTGTCGCCTCCAGGATGTCCGGACGCACGAACTCCACGCGTTCACTGTCCCAATGCGCCAGCCTGGCCCATTTCGGCAGCGACCGTCCTAACGCGACAACAGTGGTCTTCTCGTCCCGCAGCAGCAGGTCCACCACCTGCGCGCCGATGAATCCGGTCGCACCCGTCACCGCGACCCGCCGCGAGCCCCGTGACGCGATCCTTCGCGAGGTCTGCCACGGACGGGGCAGGCTCGACACCCGTTCTGCCTGGCAGCGATGGGCAAGCTCGACGCCCATCTCGGCCTCGGCCAGCGTCGCGACCGCAGTGTCCTCCCCGCGCAGCGCCCGGTCGAACTCGACGAGCTGCCGATGGAACAGCCCGTCGCGGGTGAGCTGGGATGGCCCGAGCGCCGGAACCGCGCCCTCGTC
This Amycolatopsis sulphurea DNA region includes the following protein-coding sequences:
- a CDS encoding methyltransferase domain-containing protein — its product is MQEANTFDQGMAGWQQWQESPWGRLRYALAAANLRRHLGPAPLDVLDVGGGDGGDAVALAIAGHRVRIVDNSAEMLTAAQQRAEAAGVGDRVTCVQSDLLRMSAETADVVLCHNVLQYVSSVQEALEAAVRPLRPGGLLSVMAINKHSVPLVTAVRKLDPAAALAALDSDQLETATFGTVVTLFTAADLAAAMSEVNCPPTAHYGIRNVCDYIADDDRKKDPVFYADLERLELALSDRDPYRQMARLCQLVGTRF
- a CDS encoding extracellular solute-binding protein; this translates as MRRSRTWAWLTAAIGVVVVVLAAGCGPGGAGGRTLTVWLMSGPVPDDTVNAIGKDFEAAHPGVKVDYQVQQWDGIGQKLTTALTRGSGGPDIIELGTTQDAQYTSQGALQDLTGSVGEFNGPQWLPTLKESGAYGGKQYGVPFYAASRVVVYRTDLFRQAGITAPPASAGEWLADLARLKALPGVDPLYLPGQNWYALLSFIWDHGGDLAHHEGGTWRSTLNTPEAKAGFAFYKQLVDTSGTTAAKDTDEATPQQSDVIAKGDTASFIGFGSDLAEVIASNPSLKDKFSAFPIPSRAAGKTAPVLEAGSILAIPANSKNADLAKDWLKIETSAKYQAQLAATDSVPGTSTDTTALQATPVGRAMVAASKDGKVTPVTPRWTAVEADNPLKSALTAYLTGKKSLDQAVSDADSAITKTLTSSS
- a CDS encoding carbohydrate ABC transporter permease — encoded protein: MTATTDTGVGITPSATRPHVPWRRRLPYLLLLPATVTVLALVGYPVLSAVLTSFRQSDLAQLVSGETVWNGLDNYTAVLSDPAFWQSTVRTLLFTAACVSTSVLGGLLVALLMRHVHRVVRGVLQVSLVLAWAMPMLAATTVFQWMFDQNYGILNKTLVQLGFPSFAGYSWFSTGLSTMAVIMVLIAWQSIPFVAFTLYAGILGVPGELYEAASLDGASSWQAFRSVTWTALRPLVNVVTFLSLLWDFKVFTQVWAIRQGGPDGGSTTLPVLQFIKGIATSHFGIAAAVSVLMTLMLVAITWQNLRLMLRAEEAE
- a CDS encoding carbohydrate ABC transporter permease, with the protein product MPRAGVKKVVVSAVGVLAAAFFAFPTYWMISTALKPSDQLLSDSYDLVPFGVTFRHFLDGIGKAGFTTALGNSVIAALGAVACALVAGLLAAVPLARMRFRGRKGFVLLVLVAQMAPFEALLIPMYLLMRDLDLLDRLPGLILVYFGATLPFTAWTLRGFIRGIPADLEEAAMVDGCGRWSAFRRVTLPLLGPGLVATSVFGFITAWNEFLYALTFMQSEDKFTLPVWLSGFHTQFGTDWGGTMAASTVFTLPVLIFFLVVQRNLVAGLTAGAVKG
- a CDS encoding galactokinase yields the protein MDWLGGRSVCVALDLCTTVELAESGGNTEWSAEIWTFLKERIPALPPEPPPVRVTSRAPLASGLSSSTALILGLFAVFVPAASGISRDQVIQWAYEFEFAICNGGGMDHLAIALGGVTLFHGRPAGLPEVGGRIGLPAEWSVVVIDSGTPKSTPDHIRSVRAQCAAGDPVLAEYLARSDDASGVVWKGIQEEDLEMVSTGMAAAHEAMRDCQQMSTPLLEQLRVRAYQTAGMTLKVSGAGGGGALVGVCATADVPALTSALRAAYQQSYPGVQVLVAAPAPSLS
- a CDS encoding NAD-dependent epimerase/dehydratase family protein, with amino-acid sequence MTAGTRPPRLGIVGCGAVTERCHLPALVSGEPFQLTVLADSAAEHAARAGARYRQLREAKGFDPGPLPLCTQDISAALDEIDVAIVATGPASHASITAMLARAGKHVLLEKPVVRTVEECAEVRAAALAGGVTVVPAHVRRFFPAAYWIKQKLESGWFGTVRRVRWREGAEYGWPVLSPFTFDAKAGGGVLTDLSPHVADLLTHWFGTQIELVRCTDNRAGGVDTEVRLELRAGGVDIDIELSWLRRVENQITIEGSAASVSVGTVRTADYVARDADGAITDEGAVPALGPSQLTRDGLFHRQLVEFDRALRGEDTAVATLAEAEMGVELAHRCQAERVSSLPRPWQTSRRIASRGSRRVAVTGATGFIGAQVVDLLLRDEKTTVVALGRSLPKWARLAHWDSERVEFVRPDILEATELADAVQGCDTVVHTVYGSDSDRARRWAVSVDGTKAVVAAARKASVRRLVHVSSMSVYDPAAGPVLTEDSALVAAEPDDLSYAHQKLAAEQAVLQATDDPMEVVCVQPTVVYGPGGPLWTVRPLRKLPEDNSCLPSEAGGVCNAVHVHDVAEAVVFLAEADGVNGRRLLLSGPESVAWGTFYDYYRDMLRLPRHYLPDNAAWPEADRKFYASPTTVDTSRLATLGFRPRFGLAEGMAQVAEWASWSGLA